A part of Pectinatus sottacetonis genomic DNA contains:
- the thiT gene encoding energy-coupled thiamine transporter ThiT: MITIFSKHVMSVLASPISIFALIGLFLLIAAFIYIKKIKINTRMVINISLMVALTVILHIFRLYHMPQGGSITLGGMVPLLFIAFRYGPAVGYLAGFTYGLINLIQDPFILHPVQVLFDYPLPYMAIGLAGYFKDRIYLGTFVGILGRFSCHFISGVVFFGSYAPAGMSPYWYSIVFNASYLVPELIICLIVLRLLPTQRLLQMMK, from the coding sequence ATGATAACAATTTTTTCTAAGCATGTAATGTCTGTTTTAGCTTCACCGATAAGTATTTTTGCCTTGATAGGATTATTTTTATTAATTGCGGCATTTATTTATATAAAGAAAATAAAAATTAATACGCGGATGGTTATAAATATTTCATTAATGGTGGCATTGACAGTGATACTGCATATATTCCGCCTTTATCATATGCCGCAGGGAGGCAGTATTACTCTGGGCGGTATGGTGCCGCTTTTATTTATTGCTTTTCGTTACGGACCAGCTGTGGGATATCTGGCGGGATTTACATATGGACTTATTAATCTTATCCAGGATCCGTTTATTCTTCACCCTGTGCAGGTATTATTCGATTATCCTCTGCCATATATGGCAATTGGTTTGGCCGGTTATTTTAAAGACAGGATATATCTGGGAACATTTGTTGGTATATTGGGAAGATTTAGCTGTCATTTTATATCAGGGGTTGTATTTTTTGGCAGTTATGCACCGGCGGGAATGTCACCATATTGGTATTCGATAGTCTTTAATGCCAGTTATCTCGTGCCGGAGCTTATTATATGTTTGATTGTTCTGCGGCTGTTGCCGACACAGCGCCTATTGCAAATGATGAAATAA
- a CDS encoding DUF4870 family protein, translated as MIYCPKCGAPLNDDACFCTKCGEKITKTELSNDLKENSYSDSSDSYIPVRNSSDKNLTLLVYVLHLLGVFFFITPFAAIIINYIKRDDMSGTWLESHFAWQIKTFWIGLLLGVVGAITSFFIIGLFILILDGIWLLYRNIKGILSLNENKPMDYTFF; from the coding sequence ATGATTTACTGTCCAAAATGTGGTGCGCCATTAAACGATGATGCTTGTTTTTGTACAAAATGTGGCGAAAAAATCACTAAAACGGAATTATCCAATGATCTTAAAGAAAATTCCTATAGTGATTCGTCTGATAGTTATATACCAGTACGTAATTCATCAGATAAAAATCTGACTTTGTTAGTTTATGTTCTTCATCTGCTGGGAGTTTTCTTCTTTATCACGCCTTTTGCTGCCATTATTATAAATTATATTAAAAGAGATGATATGTCAGGGACCTGGCTTGAAAGCCATTTTGCCTGGCAGATAAAGACCTTTTGGATTGGACTGCTTCTCGGAGTTGTTGGAGCTATTACCTCGTTTTTCATAATAGGTTTGTTCATTTTAATACTTGATGGTATTTGGCTATTATACAGAAACATCAAGGGTATATTATCCCTTAATGAAAACAAACCTATGGATTATACATTCTTTTAA
- the brnQ gene encoding branched-chain amino acid transport system II carrier protein, protein MEYLKRTEIISIGFMMFSIYFGAGNLIFPPAVGQAAGTNLLPAIAGFLLTGVGLPFLGIVAIAFQGGHYTEFISKHVHPKFAFILLGLLYLTIGPLFAIPRTAAVAFEIGVRPFISIHSMVWSQLLYTAAFFIATYLLALNPHKIIDRIGKILTPILLFFLIVLFARSYISPLGAVSAAVGTYITAPFAQGFQNGYLTMDLLASLAVGAIVVNTVRMRGVKEKRRIGRVCIAGGLISIILMSGVYISLAYIGATSAGSFGPFNNGAVLLANAASVFFGPLGNILLAVIMTIACLTTSCGIASACAWYFNKASQNRVSYQRILLYCILFSFVAANIGLTKLIQISVPFLTAMYPVVIVLVILSLFSRVWKERSSVYRWSLGFTLFFSIFDGINAAGIQITGINFLFNKYIPFYPVHLGWVIPALLGIIIGYGISCFEKGTESLTYTADDK, encoded by the coding sequence GTGGAATATTTGAAAAGAACAGAAATAATATCTATTGGGTTCATGATGTTTTCTATTTATTTTGGTGCGGGTAACTTGATCTTCCCACCAGCAGTGGGACAAGCGGCAGGAACTAACTTGCTGCCTGCTATAGCAGGCTTTTTACTTACCGGAGTTGGACTGCCTTTTTTAGGCATCGTTGCTATCGCTTTCCAGGGAGGTCACTACACAGAATTTATTTCCAAGCATGTTCATCCCAAATTTGCCTTTATTTTGCTGGGGCTGTTATATCTTACCATTGGACCTTTATTTGCAATTCCACGGACAGCCGCTGTTGCTTTTGAAATCGGTGTACGTCCTTTTATATCTATACATAGCATGGTATGGAGTCAGCTTCTATATACAGCTGCTTTCTTCATAGCAACGTATCTGCTGGCTTTGAATCCCCATAAAATTATCGACCGCATTGGCAAAATACTTACGCCTATATTGCTGTTTTTTCTTATTGTCTTATTTGCCAGATCATATATTTCTCCATTGGGAGCCGTTTCAGCTGCTGTTGGAACATATATAACAGCTCCTTTTGCCCAGGGATTCCAAAATGGTTATCTGACTATGGACCTGCTCGCATCATTGGCTGTTGGTGCTATTGTAGTAAATACAGTACGGATGCGCGGTGTAAAAGAAAAACGGAGAATTGGCCGCGTATGTATTGCTGGCGGTCTTATTTCCATAATACTTATGAGTGGCGTATATATATCACTGGCTTATATCGGAGCTACGAGTGCAGGTTCCTTCGGCCCATTTAATAATGGTGCCGTATTATTGGCTAATGCAGCCAGTGTGTTTTTCGGTCCGCTGGGCAATATCCTTTTAGCAGTAATTATGACTATAGCGTGTCTTACTACCAGCTGTGGTATAGCATCAGCATGCGCCTGGTATTTTAACAAGGCATCGCAAAACAGGGTATCCTATCAGCGTATTCTGCTTTACTGCATTTTATTTAGTTTTGTAGCTGCAAACATTGGTCTTACAAAATTGATTCAAATATCTGTGCCATTTCTCACAGCAATGTATCCTGTTGTTATAGTTCTGGTGATTTTGTCATTATTTTCCAGGGTGTGGAAGGAACGCAGCAGTGTATACCGCTGGAGCCTGGGGTTTACCTTATTTTTTAGTATTTTTGATGGAATAAATGCAGCAGGTATACAAATAACAGGGATAAATTTCTTATTTAATAAATATATTCCTTTTTATCCTGTTCATCTTGGCTGGGTTATTCCGGCGTTATTAGGAATAATCATTGGTTATGGCATATCATGTTTTGAAAAAGGGACAGAAAGCTTGACTTATACAGCTGATGATAAATGA
- a CDS encoding gamma-glutamyl-gamma-aminobutyrate hydrolase family protein, protein MRKPIIGISGSILADDSGVFRGYPRAYVNSDYVRSVEDAGGVPVIIPFEADEANIKATIELCDGLILSGGQDVSPLNYGEEPLQGIGDVFPERDKFDFSLIRAAMDRLLPVLAICRGHQIINVYNGGTLYQDLSYDKNCTIKHLQNQRPELGTHTIILEKNSRLADIIGKTEIITNSFHHQTIKTAGSGLEITGRAKDGTIEAFEHNNYPWLISIQFHPEMMSAVNEDMKKIFVALITAAKKR, encoded by the coding sequence ATGAGAAAACCAATAATAGGTATTTCCGGTAGTATTTTAGCTGATGATAGTGGAGTATTCCGCGGCTATCCCCGTGCTTATGTAAATTCGGATTATGTTCGTTCCGTAGAGGATGCAGGAGGGGTGCCTGTAATTATTCCTTTTGAAGCAGATGAAGCTAACATTAAAGCAACAATAGAGCTTTGCGATGGACTTATATTGAGTGGTGGACAGGATGTTTCTCCATTGAATTATGGCGAGGAACCTTTGCAGGGAATAGGTGATGTTTTTCCGGAACGTGATAAATTCGATTTTTCCCTAATAAGGGCAGCAATGGATAGACTGCTGCCTGTTTTAGCCATTTGCCGGGGGCATCAGATAATTAATGTTTATAACGGCGGAACATTATACCAGGATTTGTCTTATGATAAGAACTGCACGATTAAACATTTGCAAAACCAAAGACCTGAGCTGGGTACGCATACAATTATTTTAGAAAAAAACAGCCGCCTGGCTGATATTATCGGAAAGACTGAAATTATAACAAATTCATTTCATCATCAGACAATAAAAACAGCAGGAAGCGGATTGGAAATTACCGGACGAGCTAAAGACGGTACTATTGAAGCATTTGAACACAATAATTATCCGTGGCTTATCAGTATACAGTTCCATCCAGAAATGATGTCGGCAGTAAATGAAGACATGAAAAAAATATTTGTGGCTTTGATAACAGCTGCGAAAAAGAGGTGA
- a CDS encoding DMT family transporter, producing MEWIYLIAAGFLEITWAVALKYTEGFTCLWPSLITGAAMLGSIYLLDISIKTIPIGTAYAVWTGIGAAGTALIGMAFLGEPRETGRFFCILLIILGVIGLKINF from the coding sequence TTGGAATGGATATATTTAATAGCCGCTGGTTTTTTGGAAATCACATGGGCAGTTGCACTGAAATATACAGAAGGTTTTACTTGTCTATGGCCTTCTTTAATCACTGGTGCTGCTATGCTCGGCAGTATATATCTGCTTGATATATCTATAAAAACGATTCCCATAGGTACAGCTTATGCTGTCTGGACAGGTATCGGTGCCGCGGGAACAGCTCTTATAGGCATGGCCTTCCTCGGGGAACCCCGGGAAACAGGCCGTTTTTTTTGTATTTTATTAATTATTTTGGGAGTTATCGGTTTAAAAATTAATTTTTAA
- a CDS encoding TonB-dependent receptor domain-containing protein, which produces MKRNNKYIVLYPLALFLLTYTAPCEAWNQLVINGENANYINWGINADPSGTYDITSGGNYTTYARNTQTGGPPVSRYNEPINILNGGIWRPLDAKSAIYASALTMHSGSMIDLAYKYSAANGYTQENGYDPWSAATSSSFNTERDLSLDNGKFEGNIAFRLNMGTAVFDMYHRMGGNDLIDLDAPQIINSAEYPTVNVTLHYIIGNHFGEGMVGSNCYYPWDHQTAAMLKNRIPGIFSIGNSDTATMDKFNVSGSGEYHLDGAINKYLLQTQVQQDETNPQVDYTTHRVWSLVWTARRQNYLSQGAYSAANAALASRNMWRIEDDVLWKHGDDIRFADRTGSKSPEGFYVNNWHGKYNFGGIQGSSFNQSYSGLQVGYDKLRRRKLFNGRVHTGVFVSKLNSGADFSAQNAGGADYNSGSGNVSSLGFGAYMLWEGQKGHYLDTMLRWSKVDNNYAYTDSYDNTYTKDFISKSYGIGARYGRYITRNNGWFMEPQIGLSYGVTRAYNFRTANDLEYMQDKTGMLTGHAGITLGKKYGQGSHSGEAYLKLAANHDFNSNDAMFYAMQPESIKLEIGADPVLASQKINNLEGRDTWYDVSLGSNFKMGNSHDGWVGVTKSFGGKVNTDWQVNGGITWHWGGPPSRKKQGTVPAAFTAPVKTTGATAESVKPAQTGSRKDATAENTIAGTTANSKVNTAGSKQTAGSVSKISPPAAAADVVQPVKGTAPAAVTAKTAGQAVTNNRPVDETVSAGKNASEFALTPTVVESGRPDWEKKLSPGTVSVIDVPKYKGEQKTLADLLQTVPGVYIDRMSGGGTGHYSTVRVRGSSASEVSIYIDGVLVNTGSESAVNLENINIDNVERIEVYRGYIPARFAGAAMGGAINIVTKKPTKTGGKISYGLRSFGGQKFNLETTAPVGDGSLLLALNKEQAEGDFKYNLFPNTYGFDRPTGIPSKRWRQNNGYSDKNMLAKWQDKNWFVKVAYTDNSTHKPESINPRWPLVDSPEEKRQYGIIWSSTKAFLDGVIDTRKTELSFGRRQQAGNLEWGWKLGMIHQNKKSLYCRGVPNGLMFGTNTFKNDIYNASVDGTWKMGNHLLEFLLSGSRETMNVKFDTDNEFSSGYAKDLYKDWFLPKYNMSNYYLQLQDTMKLDDSGSLTFTPLVRSQRASIGIPVREGKGWLNSYNLALKKQFDKHFTAWATYGTYYRMPNWYEVFGDGLYQVSRWFEFNSIAAWGPEVFAEHGQNWDVSLNWKGRLLGADDDTTLTYFHRNSENTMTLMFNPIWGDTWYANYGAGEVHGVEFNNKLHWHRYDLLLAATWQNSLVKQGYTPRANMSYTTWQGQPLSWTPAWTVNARLDYRFPGDKLSIFGEYYWVDKLSWFNNAGEATYYTPLGLLNVGIKYKVNKQLKLITGINDVGNRGPEQRQRYNWWKAGPGTTPEADSTVPYPQQGRTYYMTLEYSF; this is translated from the coding sequence TTGAAAAGGAATAATAAATATATAGTATTATATCCCCTGGCTCTTTTTTTGCTTACTTATACCGCACCATGTGAGGCATGGAATCAGCTGGTAATAAATGGAGAAAATGCCAATTACATAAATTGGGGAATAAATGCCGACCCAAGCGGAACTTATGATATCACGAGTGGAGGTAATTATACTACCTATGCCAGAAATACACAGACCGGCGGACCACCGGTTTCCAGATATAACGAACCTATTAATATTTTAAATGGGGGAATATGGCGTCCGCTGGATGCTAAGTCTGCAATTTATGCGAGTGCTTTAACCATGCATTCCGGTTCCATGATAGACCTGGCATATAAATACAGTGCTGCCAACGGTTATACTCAGGAAAACGGCTATGATCCCTGGTCGGCAGCAACCTCTTCCTCTTTTAATACAGAGCGAGATTTGTCATTAGATAATGGTAAATTTGAAGGCAATATTGCTTTTCGGCTTAATATGGGAACAGCTGTTTTTGATATGTATCATAGGATGGGTGGTAATGATCTTATAGATTTGGATGCGCCGCAGATAATTAATTCAGCTGAATATCCAACCGTAAATGTTACACTGCATTATATCATCGGCAATCATTTTGGTGAAGGAATGGTTGGATCTAATTGTTACTATCCATGGGATCACCAGACAGCAGCCATGCTGAAGAACAGAATACCTGGTATCTTTTCTATAGGCAATTCAGATACTGCCACAATGGATAAATTTAATGTGTCGGGCAGCGGCGAGTACCATCTTGACGGTGCCATCAATAAATATCTGCTGCAGACGCAGGTGCAGCAAGATGAAACTAATCCGCAAGTAGATTATACTACACATAGAGTGTGGAGCCTGGTCTGGACAGCCCGGCGGCAGAATTATCTTTCCCAGGGGGCTTACTCGGCGGCCAATGCGGCACTGGCCAGCCGCAATATGTGGCGTATCGAAGATGATGTACTATGGAAGCACGGTGACGATATCCGCTTTGCCGACCGTACCGGCAGTAAGTCACCGGAAGGTTTTTATGTCAATAACTGGCATGGCAAATATAATTTTGGCGGTATTCAGGGTTCTAGCTTTAACCAGAGTTACAGCGGCCTTCAGGTCGGCTATGATAAGCTGCGCCGCCGTAAGCTGTTTAATGGCAGGGTACATACAGGGGTATTTGTCAGCAAGCTTAATTCCGGGGCTGATTTCAGTGCCCAGAATGCCGGCGGTGCCGACTATAACAGCGGCTCCGGCAATGTAAGCAGCCTCGGTTTTGGTGCTTATATGCTCTGGGAAGGGCAGAAGGGACATTACCTTGATACCATGCTGCGCTGGAGCAAGGTCGACAACAACTACGCCTATACCGATTCCTATGATAATACCTATACCAAGGACTTTATCAGCAAGAGCTACGGCATCGGTGCCCGCTATGGCCGCTATATAACAAGAAATAACGGCTGGTTCATGGAACCGCAGATCGGGCTGTCCTATGGCGTCACACGGGCCTATAATTTCCGTACGGCCAATGACCTTGAATACATGCAGGACAAGACTGGTATGCTGACCGGGCATGCCGGGATAACCCTGGGCAAAAAATACGGACAGGGCAGCCACAGTGGTGAAGCCTACCTTAAGTTGGCAGCCAACCATGACTTTAACAGCAATGATGCCATGTTTTATGCCATGCAGCCTGAGTCAATAAAACTGGAAATTGGGGCAGATCCCGTTCTTGCTTCGCAGAAAATCAATAATCTTGAAGGCCGGGACACCTGGTATGATGTGTCCCTGGGCAGTAATTTTAAAATGGGCAATAGCCATGACGGCTGGGTCGGCGTTACTAAATCATTTGGTGGTAAAGTCAATACTGACTGGCAGGTAAATGGTGGTATAACATGGCATTGGGGCGGCCCGCCCAGCCGGAAAAAACAGGGAACTGTACCAGCTGCTTTTACGGCACCGGTGAAAACTACTGGTGCCACAGCTGAGTCTGTAAAACCTGCGCAGACCGGCAGCAGAAAAGATGCTACGGCAGAAAATACCATTGCAGGAACAACAGCCAATAGCAAAGTTAATACTGCAGGCAGTAAACAAACGGCTGGCTCGGTTTCTAAAATCAGTCCACCAGCCGCGGCCGCAGATGTAGTACAGCCGGTCAAAGGAACAGCTCCGGCAGCAGTGACAGCAAAAACAGCAGGACAGGCAGTAACAAATAATAGACCGGTCGATGAAACCGTTTCGGCAGGAAAAAATGCGTCTGAATTTGCCTTGACGCCGACCGTAGTCGAATCAGGCCGTCCTGACTGGGAAAAGAAGCTGTCACCGGGAACAGTATCCGTTATAGATGTGCCTAAATATAAAGGCGAACAAAAAACACTGGCCGACTTACTACAGACTGTACCGGGAGTATATATTGACCGCATGTCAGGCGGCGGTACCGGCCATTATAGCACGGTGCGGGTGCGCGGCTCCTCTGCCAGCGAGGTGAGTATATATATAGATGGTGTATTAGTCAATACTGGCAGCGAGTCAGCAGTTAATTTGGAAAATATCAATATTGATAATGTTGAACGCATTGAGGTCTACCGCGGCTATATACCGGCGCGTTTTGCCGGGGCAGCGATGGGCGGAGCCATCAATATCGTAACGAAGAAACCCACTAAGACCGGCGGGAAGATAAGCTATGGACTCCGTTCCTTCGGCGGCCAGAAGTTCAATCTGGAAACCACTGCGCCTGTTGGTGATGGCAGCCTGCTGCTGGCACTTAACAAAGAACAAGCCGAAGGTGATTTTAAGTATAATCTGTTTCCTAATACTTATGGTTTTGATCGGCCAACTGGTATACCTAGTAAACGCTGGCGCCAGAATAATGGCTATAGTGATAAGAACATGCTGGCAAAATGGCAGGATAAGAATTGGTTTGTAAAAGTGGCATATACTGATAATTCTACTCATAAACCAGAGTCAATAAATCCTCGTTGGCCTCTGGTAGATTCGCCGGAAGAGAAGCGGCAGTATGGCATCATTTGGAGTTCAACAAAAGCGTTCCTGGATGGTGTTATAGATACAAGAAAAACAGAACTATCGTTTGGGCGCCGCCAGCAGGCCGGTAATCTGGAATGGGGCTGGAAACTGGGAATGATCCACCAGAACAAAAAATCACTGTATTGCCGTGGGGTGCCTAATGGGCTTATGTTTGGCACCAATACATTTAAAAATGATATTTACAATGCTTCTGTCGATGGTACATGGAAGATGGGCAATCATCTGCTGGAATTCCTGCTGAGCGGCAGCAGGGAAACCATGAATGTAAAATTTGATACTGATAATGAGTTTTCTTCTGGTTATGCCAAAGATCTATACAAAGATTGGTTTTTACCTAAATATAATATGAGTAATTATTATCTCCAGCTGCAGGATACGATGAAGCTGGATGATTCCGGCAGCCTGACCTTTACGCCATTGGTGCGGTCGCAGCGTGCTAGTATCGGTATCCCGGTACGTGAAGGCAAGGGCTGGCTCAACAGCTATAATCTTGCCCTGAAGAAACAGTTTGATAAGCATTTTACAGCTTGGGCAACTTATGGGACTTATTACCGTATGCCTAACTGGTATGAAGTGTTTGGCGATGGGCTTTATCAGGTATCCAGATGGTTTGAATTCAATTCTATTGCAGCATGGGGTCCAGAGGTATTTGCCGAACATGGGCAGAATTGGGATGTATCACTCAACTGGAAAGGCAGGCTGCTGGGAGCAGATGATGATACGACACTGACCTATTTCCACCGCAATTCGGAAAATACTATGACGTTGATGTTCAATCCTATATGGGGTGATACCTGGTACGCCAACTACGGAGCCGGTGAAGTGCATGGTGTGGAATTCAACAATAAGCTGCACTGGCACCGCTATGATTTATTATTGGCGGCCACATGGCAGAACTCATTGGTAAAGCAGGGTTATACGCCGAGAGCCAATATGAGTTATACGACATGGCAGGGACAGCCGCTATCATGGACACCAGCCTGGACAGTCAATGCTCGGCTTGATTACCGCTTCCCGGGTGATAAGCTCAGCATCTTCGGCGAATATTACTGGGTAGATAAACTGTCATGGTTTAATAATGCTGGAGAAGCTACTTATTATACACCATTAGGATTGCTGAATGTTGGCATAAAGTACAAGGTTAATAAACAGCTAAAATTAATTACGGGCATTAATGATGTAGGCAATAGGGGTCCTGAACAAAGACAGCGTTATAACTGGTGGAAAGCTGGACCTGGAACAACACCAGAAGCTGATAGTACTGTGCCTTATCCGCAGCAAGGCCGGACATATTATATGACACTGGAATATTCATTCTAA
- a CDS encoding aminotransferase class I/II-fold pyridoxal phosphate-dependent enzyme, giving the protein MGNALTEQKNNLNLWGFNNFTNAAISEGFFHDVLTTTRPVGPTITYDDEEYINFASINILDLHQTSDVMDHFHRAADIYGLTTGGSRVTQGICKAHKEMEAKLCQITGKERAISFASGLLANIGFINAMSCKFHFSPTCNINNDDAVFVFDRDCHWSLWKAASHLKFGSQLFAFRHNDTADLKKLLQRLSPVHKKIIVVFESVYSADGSIAPMKKIFDICEAYNTLTYVDDANGFLIYGSKQRLFSEEFSQIGRATFNMVSFSKAVGMEGGAISGPEKFIHAFEVLSGTSLFTAAIQPPTASTITYIMEKLTKQPKIMDEYLNRSLTLRKRLLDKNFLLNPDSSYIISIIIGQDEKAVNVYKEFLQEKMIVPMFRYPAVKPDHALIRIMLNAHHTPAQIDSFIHVLERLQKKYNF; this is encoded by the coding sequence ATGGGAAATGCTCTTACTGAACAAAAGAATAACTTGAATTTATGGGGATTTAATAATTTTACTAATGCAGCAATATCGGAAGGATTTTTCCACGATGTACTAACAACAACCAGACCTGTTGGCCCAACAATTACATATGATGATGAGGAGTATATTAATTTTGCCAGTATCAACATACTTGACCTGCATCAAACCTCCGATGTGATGGATCATTTTCACCGGGCAGCTGATATTTATGGTTTAACTACAGGTGGTTCGCGGGTAACACAGGGCATATGCAAAGCCCACAAGGAAATGGAAGCAAAGCTCTGCCAAATTACCGGAAAGGAACGTGCTATATCTTTTGCCAGCGGTTTATTGGCTAATATTGGTTTTATCAATGCTATGTCATGTAAGTTCCACTTCAGCCCGACCTGTAATATCAATAATGATGATGCTGTCTTTGTTTTTGACCGCGACTGTCATTGGAGTCTATGGAAAGCAGCTTCCCATCTTAAATTTGGCAGTCAGCTTTTTGCCTTTCGCCATAACGATACAGCCGATCTAAAAAAATTACTGCAAAGACTATCTCCTGTACACAAAAAAATTATTGTTGTTTTTGAAAGTGTATATTCAGCCGATGGTTCTATCGCCCCAATGAAAAAGATTTTTGACATCTGTGAAGCCTATAATACCCTGACTTATGTTGATGATGCCAACGGATTTTTGATTTATGGTTCGAAACAGCGTTTATTTTCAGAAGAATTTTCTCAAATTGGCCGGGCTACTTTTAATATGGTTTCCTTTTCTAAGGCTGTCGGTATGGAAGGCGGTGCCATATCCGGTCCGGAAAAATTCATCCATGCTTTTGAAGTTCTTTCAGGAACATCGCTTTTTACTGCGGCTATACAGCCTCCTACAGCCAGCACAATAACTTACATAATGGAAAAACTGACAAAGCAGCCAAAAATCATGGATGAATATCTTAATCGTTCACTAACTTTACGAAAAAGATTATTGGACAAGAATTTTCTCCTAAATCCTGACTCTTCTTATATCATATCAATAATTATCGGTCAGGATGAAAAGGCCGTAAATGTTTATAAGGAATTTTTACAGGAAAAAATGATAGTTCCTATGTTCCGCTATCCAGCTGTTAAACCTGATCATGCACTAATACGCATTATGCTCAATGCCCACCATACTCCAGCGCAGATAGATTCATTTATTCATGTACTTGAACGATTACAGAAAAAATATAATTTTTAA
- a CDS encoding APC family permease has translation MDNGQKSKFGFWSIVLLGINSIIGTGIFLLPNKAYALVGSASIGVIILDAVLAGSIALCFAEAAGFFTRNGGPYLYAKYSLGNFLGFEVGVLKWAVVIIAWATMAVGFATALGAAVPALASEYMREIIATIVIVVFTIVNIAGVQATKMLNNLITISKLIPLLVFIAIGIFFINGGHFVPVFPHGVYQAGSFSHAAVLMFFAYTGFEAIAIAAEDMENPKKNLPRAIITVMIIVSLMYILILGVCIGILGTDLAGEKAPIQAAFGYILGPAGALFVLAGTLLSMGGINMAESILGPRVCTALAEDGMLPGFLAKRTAWNTPYMASIVTALLSIAVAWSGSFTFLAAISAVSRFTQYLPTCIAVIIFRRKWADKHRPYKIPFGLTIPIIAVFISLWMLAQARQEQLIWGFGGFIIAIPFYFLYLYKKKNGKIKTNNEL, from the coding sequence ATGGACAATGGGCAAAAAAGTAAATTTGGGTTCTGGAGCATAGTACTCTTAGGAATAAACAGTATTATCGGTACAGGTATTTTCCTTTTGCCTAACAAAGCTTACGCGTTAGTAGGTTCAGCAAGTATCGGTGTCATTATTTTAGATGCTGTACTTGCGGGAAGTATAGCACTTTGTTTTGCTGAGGCTGCTGGTTTTTTTACACGTAATGGCGGACCATATCTTTATGCCAAGTATTCTTTGGGAAATTTTCTTGGTTTTGAAGTAGGCGTATTAAAATGGGCTGTAGTTATAATTGCCTGGGCAACAATGGCCGTGGGTTTTGCCACTGCTTTGGGAGCCGCTGTACCGGCACTTGCCAGTGAGTATATGCGGGAGATCATAGCCACTATCGTAATCGTAGTTTTTACCATTGTAAATATTGCTGGTGTACAGGCAACTAAGATGCTCAATAACCTGATTACTATATCCAAACTTATTCCTCTATTGGTTTTTATAGCTATTGGCATATTTTTTATTAATGGCGGTCATTTTGTACCGGTATTTCCCCATGGTGTCTATCAGGCTGGTTCGTTCAGCCATGCAGCTGTCCTAATGTTTTTTGCCTATACCGGATTTGAAGCAATTGCCATTGCGGCAGAAGATATGGAAAATCCGAAAAAGAATTTACCGCGGGCAATTATTACCGTAATGATCATAGTATCATTGATGTACATTTTAATACTTGGTGTTTGCATTGGCATTCTGGGGACAGATCTGGCAGGAGAAAAAGCACCTATTCAGGCTGCTTTTGGCTATATTCTTGGGCCGGCAGGAGCATTGTTTGTTCTTGCGGGAACACTGCTTTCCATGGGGGGGATTAATATGGCAGAATCTATCCTAGGTCCCCGTGTATGCACTGCTTTGGCAGAAGATGGAATGCTGCCGGGATTTCTGGCAAAACGTACTGCATGGAATACCCCGTATATGGCATCTATTGTGACTGCGCTGCTTAGTATAGCCGTTGCCTGGAGCGGCAGCTTTACCTTTTTAGCAGCTATAAGTGCAGTTTCACGGTTTACCCAGTATTTGCCGACCTGTATAGCAGTCATAATATTTCGCAGAAAATGGGCAGACAAACATCGTCCCTATAAAATTCCCTTTGGTTTGACTATTCCGATTATAGCTGTATTCATCAGCTTATGGATGTTGGCGCAGGCCAGACAGGAACAGCTTATCTGGGGTTTTGGCGGTTTTATAATAGCAATACCGTTTTACTTTCTATATTTATATAAAAAGAAAAATGGTAAAATAAAAACAAATAATGAATTATAA